ttaattaaggagttaataAATATTCATATTATTATAAGGCTGTTTAGATCAAACTCCAAAAGACATTTATTTTGAACCAAATTAATTTGTTAACTTATTTTGGATCAAAGGACTATTTCCATAGAGATCATATTTGGCATGGTATATGTTAGTTCTATAGAAGGGGAGGTTTTAAGTAAtggtaaaattattttcttatgaCCTATAAATTATGGGTTCGAACCATAAAATCAGTCACTAATACTTTATTAGGATAAAGTGCCTAATATCTCTTGAAGTACGGTCTTTTCCTAAATATTAGATAAATACGAAATACTTCGGTAAACCGAAATACCTTTTTATACGTTAGTGCTATACTTTATCCAAAACAAAGACACGAAACTTTTGAAAATATAGGATAGTAAGATGCCTTGAAATTAGCAGACAATAGCTAGTGGGAATTTGAGAATACATTCCCTATTTCCTTCTCTCCATTTCAATACTAACCTAGAAAACGAAAAAACACACTTTCTAATATCTCTGAAGCTAAAAATCAGCTCAGTATTTCTAAAAACAGCGATTACTGCATGCATGCTTGTAATAAATTGGAAATTTCTGGAAACTTCATCTTCTCTGCAAttatcaacggctcagatcaataaGTACCCTCTGCTTCAATACCAAATCTACGGCTCCTATTATTTATGAATAAAACTAATAATTTGCACTAAATTtcagtattcttctttttttttttttttttttgaatttagaaACTAGCTAAGCTTGGCTATGAAGGACAATAGCCAACTTCTCTTGTTGATGAAACTTGACTTGTTTAGCAATGAACTTTTCTATAGCCTTCTGAAACTCCTCATTACTTAATCCGTCAACTCCATACGCTGTCTCCGTTTCCGCCGACGGCGatacctcgccggaatttttaaCTTTCAGGCACTTCTCTGTCTCCGATCTCTGAAACTTCGCGGAAATTTCCTCTACGCTTTTCCTATCTAGATTCTCCGACTGCGTTCTCCTTATCGGACCTTTCGATTCCATTGCCTTAACTTTAACCGTTTCCGTTTCTTCGTCGGAACCACGTGAATCCTCATTTTTCACTGAGCTCTCCTCAAATATCATCCGTTTGTCTTCGTACACAATCTCTAGATCTTCCTTTTCGGATGAAAAGGAAGACGAAAACTCCGAATTTTCGAGAAACGAGTCGTAGAGTTCAGTTTCATCGACATTGCGGAATGTGGAAGAGTAGTCGCCGGAGAAGAGGCCGCCGGACTTCAAGAGGAGAGTGAGGACGATGAAATTGCATAGGATGAAGATGAAGCAAGGACTAAGTATTACACCGACGAGTTGACGGAAATACTCGCCGGAGATCTTCACCGCGAAAGGCAAGCGAGTTGAAATCCATAACAACAGAAGAAGCACAAAGCACAACTCAACAATGCGTAAAACTTTCGCAACGCATTTGAGACTGCCGAGTTGTAGAATCGCTGCATTATCCATTTGAGAAGCAATGAAGAATTTCAAATGCTAATTTTCCCGAGAAAATACGGATAAGAAAATTGAAATGGCGAGAAAATACCAAGCTTATCATTCACACTTTGAAAATTGAAAGAGCAGAGAAAATATAGGGGAAAGGGAGAGGTGGAATTAATGCAAAAAGCAGAACTATGGCTATGACGCTTTTGGTTTTATTACTGGAAGAGGAAGAAAAGGACTGAGGCTTTTGGATTATATCAGTAATGGAAGCGTTTCGAAAGAATAGGTTTTGGCGTTTTCAATAGAGTACCAGTCAAATGATGAATAAACAATAGGAGTAGAATTTTGGCCAAATAACCTAATTTTCTAAATAACTTTACATCCGATATCCAAAATTTATCGACCCACTAATTCTAATTTTCATCGAGTACGCCATCTAAGGAGGTACAACACTCTCAATTAAAAAAATCATACTATCATATTATATTTGGTGGTAACAAGTTCTTCAtttgtcccaatttatgtgatatttttattttttgagatttaatttttttaattttgacatAAAATctttaagtttttcaaaattaaatttaCATATTTTAAAACTACGTAAAAAGTACTATAAATCACAATAACGaataattcaaatatttaaaaggCATATAAAAATTATAATCAAAATATAATTCGTTTTGATCCTCGAAATTTGAACACcatcacataaattaaaacaacGGGAATAACAACCATACGAGTAATAAAGTATGTGAAAATGCTACACAAGTAACTATGCTTGAGCTTCCTAACCTAATGTTGAATATTGCGATATTTTTTGTTTACTATTGGGATACGTTAATTGTAGCAACATGGAATGTTTGTTAAATATCTAATCTTACATTATGGTGTTAAGATTTTTTTGGGTATTAATCTACTCCATTTTGAGGTTTTATAGCCTTTCTCTCATCAAGGAATTGTGGACTAGTGCAGTTCATCAACATAGCATTTCAAAACTTATAGAAGATATAAAGCATCTAAAGCTAAATAGTTTTTGATCAATTATAATAAGGGAAAGAAGGAATCAAATGATATTTTGTACAACAACAAATTCAGTGTAATTTCATAAATAGGGTTCGGAGAAAATAATGTATATGCAAATCTTACCACTACCTTGTAAAGGTAGAAAGATTGTTTTCGATAGATAGACAAAATATAATCACAACATAGTTAGAAAAAATACAAATGATATTTTGTCCTCTATGAAATATCAATATATAGCGTTGGTATATAGGGACAAGGACATGAGCATTCACTTAGACCTATGTAGTTCCAGAAGCAAGTTAATTAATTATGAGTAGTTTTCTAGGCTAATATCAAAATCGTTATAAACTAAGTATCAATATAAtgtacatgaaaaatggctactTGTAAATTAACGTGCCAGAAAAACGTAACATACaatatttgtttaattataaATTATAACGGATTTTTAAAAATGACCAATCTCGCCGCCCGATGGTTATAAATAATGTATACGGAGTCTTTTTCATCACCAGAATCAGTAGATTTACTTATATACATTAATAGTTTCGATTTTTTGACATCGGAAAAGGGTCATATATATCCTtctactttcaaatattgtttATACTTGCCCTCCGTTATACTATCCGACTCTATATACCCTTGCCGTTAGATTTTTAAACAAAAATGTCCCTCTGTCTAACCGACCAATAGGACCCAACAATCAAAGAGACATGTGAAAGCTATATACTCATTTGGATGTACTCATCTATTTAGCCTAACCCAGACCCTTGCAAATAACCCACACCCGAATCGAGatcttttcctcttctttattACTTCATCTCCTTCTAAAATCTTCCTTCCGAAGTAACTAAATCCAACAAAAGTAACATTTCTCAATACCCAAAACTTCAAAAATAGATGCTAAGTGATTAATGTTCGACTAAAAGTAAAAGCCCGCTTTTCCTATATATTAAATAAAAGTAGAGTAAAACATTAAAAAGAAATTGATGGACAGACTGATGAATTTGTTCTTGAAGTTGGTGAGCAATGGTGGTCTCTATTTATACACTTGTAACAGTGATTGGCCTTCAAACCATCATTTTTGTTCTTGCTCGAACGACATTGTAGCACTGTAtccttttcaacttttttttttcttctgttttttgttttgtttttgggtACAGATAAAGTTGAATTGTTTTTGGTTTTTATTTGTGAACATAGGTAATGATTGAATTTTTTTGTTTGTGTGTGTTTTCGGTGTAGTTaaagattaatttttttttattgctTTTGTTTCTGGATATAGGTTAAAGATTGATTTAGAGGTATCTTTTTTTTGGGGGAGTAAATAGGAAAATTGAAAATTGTGCAGATGTTTTAAGAATTGATACTCAGTTACATAAATTGTTTGGAGGTGTCAAATTCGAAACTTCTTTGTATAAAGGGAAAGGTAAACTTTcgtaagtcttaaaactgagcgATAAAACCAAGAATAtacttgtgattttcatgattctTTCGTGGTTAAGAAAGGGCTAGCTAGCACAATTGCTACAACAAGAGAAGACCGAATGATATAGCTCATTTTTGTGCTTTGTTTGTAAGATCCGGATTCGGGTGTGGGTTATTTGTAAGGGTCTGGGTTAGGCTAAATAGATGGGTATATCCAAATGAGTATATAGCTTCCACGTGGCTCTTTGGTTGTTGGGTCCTACTGTTCTGTTAGACAATGGGGCATTTTTGTTTAAAAGTCTAACGGCAAGAGTATATAAAGTCGGATAGTATAACGGAggacaaatataaataatatttgaaagtagagggACATATATGACCTTTTTCCGTTTTGACATTAATCACGCAATTTAACACATTGTAATACCTCACcttaggggtgggcatatatcgggtaaaaccgataacccgaaccgttaattctttattgggttatcggtatcgggttattgggttaacggttcgatAACGGgttagatttttttttattgggttatcggttcgggctcggtttgcatttttgttattgggtaaaaaccgataacccaataagaatgatgtaatttactaatttaccgttaagtatatactagggttatttattttcctaattccctcttcactcttcagtcttcagtcgtttgtctctcagttctcattcttgtttccgtcgcagcccccaagagtcaagacgcaagactcaccaccagttctccgccagacatcagtagatactgcacagaagtgggagcgtgcttttgttaagacacaacaaaagttggcagtttacacgttctggcagtttgatttctttgttttatatattgcaaatttttttagttgttttatcttatcgggtaaaccgataaccgaaccgataacgatatataaccgattaaccgataaccgataaccaatatcttatccTTTTGGTTATCaggttatgatatttgtaaaccgataggcaaaaccgataatgttcaaaaccgaaccgaaccgaccgatgctcACCCCTACCTCACCATAAATGTGCTAAAAGGTAAAGTCGTGTTTTTTTTCCGAGAAAAACTTATACTAATATGTTTGGCCAAATTTCTGAGAAGTTAAATAAGCTTATTTTCTTTGataatatttattttagagaaTTGTAGTATTTGACTAAACTTTTAGGAAATTAGCAGTGATTTTGGATAATAGCAGAAGTTATTTTTTAGaagttttataaaaaatatttttatcctATAACACTTGTGGAATTTGACTAAGCACAAATAGTTGCTCTAATAGtgaaaaaagttttttttattgaTTAGTAAAATATAAACTGCTACTATTTAAAAAACACATATGATAAAAGTCATTTTCCAAACTATAAATTTTAGAAGCTATTCAAACAAGCTACTCCTCAGTCCTAATTTATATTGTGGATCTTTTTGAGAGTTAAACTTCTTAATTTTGATAGTGAATTCGGACATAAAATCTTTAAATTTATTGATataaaattcatatatatatatatatatatatatatatatatatatatatatatatatatataaattacataAAAAGTACTATAAGTCACAATAATTAATAATTCAAAATATCTAAAAAACATACGAAAAAATcatgataattttttttttcattagacTATTGAAATTCGAATTTCACCACATAAAAACGAACTAAGGGAGTATAAGAaagaggtaaaaaaaaaaaaacgaaaaaaaaaagagaaaaagaaagatgaGATGGTATGAAACAAAAAACCAATGAAATCAGAAGATAGAAATGCCACTTCCTACAGACTTGCACTATCTTCCAATATCCATGGGATTTTGTCGGCTCGGGTGTTGTGCGAGTGACACTAGTATCTAACACCTcactttcttccttttcttcttcttaatAGCTAACTGCTAATTTTTCCTTGGAATTCAATTTAACATTTAATATAAACTTTTTAACTTACGTAACAAAATTAATTAATATATAATGATGCTATCAGATTTGTTTTTTCTGTATTAATATATTTTAAGTTACTATGGGTGGGTAACATGTCTTTATTTTGAATTAACTCCAACTCATTCCTCTATGTTTTACGCCAAAAAAGAATATCCcttttatattcttctctctcttctatattggattattttttatttaaattttattttttttatttcataaaacaaatgttttctttttttttcttttttacatatTCGTCCCATATAATTCATATTCCTTTCTTATAAAATCatataatataaaattatttcAGACCATAAATTTTTGAATAATATaaattgtaaacaaatattgtatattttattaaaggataattcaaataaaaatgaaatcatttacattttatatttatactttttatttttgtgatggttataatttttttatacaactataacttataataaaattaacttacaattttatATAAAACTAATAAATacgaaaattaatttataaaaattatacaccaaaattaaaatgtaaaattaatattataaagatattaGATAAAAATAATTAGATATATTATGAAcctaaataaaaaaaagtaaattttatAATATGTTTAAATTCAAAGGTAATatagtaaaaaataataataaaatattgatGAATAGTAATGGTGTTGATGAATAGTGTTGCACCAAATTTGATGTAACATTATTTACatactgtcacacctcatttttctaCCCTGAGagggtataggggagttttttcaattaaagtgacaatgaCCAAAACagaattatttattcaaattcagagtcgtcgcttgggataatttatggtgtcccaaatcaccgatttaaaatcccgaattgaggaagtttgactctgttttacagtccgcaaaacacaaaaatctgaataaggaattctgttaacccgggagaagatgttaggtaTTCCCAAATTCCGtagttttagcatggtcgctcaactgttattatcgacctaattatctgattaattacatgttttaaacctatggCATTTTTAGCTtttgaccgcttttaattatttatggaattattctggaacaagttgtaagcacgtgatttttgccctatatgagaattactcccaaaaaattcaaaataaaatgatttttccttggtgtgcaattttttgaatttttgtgcaATTATTTGCATATTTGTCtctgcatgtttatttgttaaattagtaaaaatacaaaaatatgtcgcattttgcatgtaggatttaattctacaattgttagtaattaagtttgttttacaaaaaaaaaaaaaattaaaaattacaaaaataggcatcttttgcatttttagcatttaatgtccaaatatacaattttatgcttaattattacttaattatgtgttaattgttattgggagttaatttgcgcttttataacttaatttattcttaataataatttaaggagttttagaatttagttttagaaaaataaaagaagaaaggagagcaaaaatataaagaaagtcgaaattgggcttcttcttcaatttcaagccacaggcccaaaaaatggcccaaccttccctatgacccggtccattccaaaccgggtcgacccagtccagtaccaacaacccaactccccctcttcattttcatttttcatttttacaaaaaaaaaaaacctagacTAAACTCATCCACCCTccccccctctctttctctcttctccttcttctccaaaagaGCTCAaagcccctcccatggctgcccctctctcattcccttcatccccacgccacacacacaaccacgtcgacaacacacacacacacaaccacggccACGTAACACACACACATACGCGGCTTCACCAACATGAACGACTCCTCCTTCCTCCTCCTCGCGTCCAgccgctgctgctgctgctcacgcaGCTGTTTCTATGTTGTTGCTTCATGTTCAGCTGCTACTGTCTCTTCCTCATCGTTGCTGCTGTCACTGCTTCATTTCCTCCTCCAAAAAATAGGAGTCCGCCAtggctgttgtcactgctgcatTGTCGAGCTCCCACGGCTGTTGTCGCTGCTGCATCGACAAGTTTCTGATTCAGTCAAGCTCCAATGTCCAGCAGTAGCGGATGCTACTGCTTCACTGATGCGAGGCTGAACGTTCCCCTCCGTTCTGTTGCTGCTGCTCACGCAGCTGCTTCTGCTTTCTTCTCCAACTGCTCCCCGTTGCTTCtgttgttgcttcatcttcttcgtttcgtcaaagttcgagggtttttcgttgagtcgaggtccggtacgtcgagttttCTGTCCGAGTTTTCCATTTccgttcgtcgttggtcatttctGGTTAGTTGGATTTTGAGTtccatttctgtccgtattttgtttttgatattctcaaatctaaaatcggtaaatgtttgttttattcattattttgtgaatttttcagtttgtttcatgtttgtttcattgttcttatttattgtttaggtaaaagttgttagtttaatgttggttagatacaaattgaagtttaattaattatttcttcaatttgtttcatgtgttttatgtatttttcagaaattgttaatattgtaaattcaagtttaagttcataattgtttcttcgtcgatcttgttatttgtctaaaagaatttagttgtaatagggaaaatatgttggtttaatcatttgaatccgtcatgttttgttgtttaagttgatttaattcatgttcatcttggtttgaagttcattttaatCCAGTTGATTTAacgtgagtttatgttttggtttttgattcattgatgaatatgtattgtgttgttaatattgttgtttccttgctcatccatttttggtctaaattaatcaggattggttcccaatatggttaattcattcacattaatttgatgttgttcatctttgttcatatgagttgttgttgaatttgtttaagaaattggtcatattgactatattttggttgagtttgattaattgattggttatagctgatgggggtagtttggtaaattgcagtacattcaggggtaaaatgataattgcaataaggtcggaggggtagcttggtaattgaacatttttgaataattctttatgttaagcatgggggacaaaatgtaatggggtgtgggtgatataattatttaatacaaatgggggacaagacataatgtagtggaggggaatatggtaattgtttatgataagcatgtaggacaagatgtaatggagaggaattgatatatttgtttaatgtagtgggattaaaatagggatgagtgagaagataatgggtttggtaggagaaagtgattgttattaattgattaaagggtttgggatgggatATAAAAGAAAGGACTTGATCAGGTTTTTAGGAGAGAGTTTTAAAAAACGAAGAgagagagaataagagagagaataGAGAGAACAGAATacagaagagagagagagagagagaaaacagAGAGTTGTATATTAAAGAGAGAtaaaattccgaaaatactaagattcagaaaataaaaagaaaaacattatggaaattcaaaagaagaatagtatacacccgatatacaattTAAGTATTATGATATACgaattcagaaattaagggttgaacattaattagtccttcaaatctaaaaaaaattcttttggcttctatccgttgattgttgtcggtgttttTTGGGATCttcatcttgattttaaaatctgtcactggtttctcattgctggttattactggttgctggggttgctgttgttgttatgctaatgaatttctgctgatctcccttttcttttgcttccaatatcaggtacacaactgacacgctggttaatgaagagttgaaattctaaatttactttaattatattctgaattttatttgtatgtataaattatttagcttgcaaaaataagaatcatgtagctatttaatatatatagtggaacatccgacgatagcttaacagatgaactatctatatattgcctaaaaataaataaatggtgtagtaactccgcctagtcaaaaaatcaaacgaataggccatttaggaacttggtaggaatattgtttagttaaataatattggtttatttcagcatgtaaatgatctaggattaaaattagattgctaagttttttttaatttgacaaactgagaacatgcctagtataatgtaattaagtagtaacatgtgaataagacggcgcAGGTCtattttatgtcatacacgttgggccttgGCCCGCAGTGGCAACAAACTGTCATGTttgcataattttcagattttatgaatcatattcgaaaccatctataacaactcaagcatgtaaataaattaagacattttctcttttattttgtagagacaaatttaataagagaaaaaatgtaggcattttaggactgtcctttaaaaataaaatgagatgagcctcgcccaataaaatgcaccaattgtggggccctcaataaatgtttaattgaatatttagaattcgggatggactgtttagtgaatcccacggtcttacccagaaataataatacgctaatcgctttaggcacgattttaataataatacattcctaaacacgggtgtgcatttcatgcgacccaaatccaaatcccaaaacatcaaataaaatgtgttccggattgtgggtgcatttcatgtgacgcagtccaaagaggtgttttaagcgatgttcacattcttttaaaaataataataataaagtggtaaaaagttaaaattgtcacatcggttcataattgtattaaaacagataaataagtcgaatatgacagttgagcgaccgtgctggaaccacggaattcgggaatgcctaacaccttctcccgggttaacagaattccttatccggatttctggttcgcagactgtaatatagagtcattctttttctcgattcgggattaaaattggtgacttgggacaccctaaatctcccaagtggcgactctgaaataaataaacaaatcccgttttgattgtcctttaactgaaaaaaactcctacgcccctcgcgggggtagaaaaaggaggtgtgacagctctggcgactctgctggggaataggacccagaatctctggttcagggttcaagaattcgagcttaaaataactgttatggTTGGCTTTGTTTGTTATCGGATTTTTTTACG
This genomic stretch from Nicotiana sylvestris chromosome 9, ASM39365v2, whole genome shotgun sequence harbors:
- the LOC104246853 gene encoding uncharacterized protein produces the protein MDNAAILQLGSLKCVAKVLRIVELCFVLLLLLWISTRLPFAVKISGEYFRQLVGVILSPCFIFILCNFIVLTLLLKSGGLFSGDYSSTFRNVDETELYDSFLENSEFSSSFSSEKEDLEIVYEDKRMIFEESSVKNEDSRGSDEETETVKVKAMESKGPIRRTQSENLDRKSVEEISAKFQRSETEKCLKVKNSGEVSPSAETETAYGVDGLSNEEFQKAIEKFIAKQVKFHQQEKLAIVLHSQA